One part of the Rickettsia akari str. Hartford genome encodes these proteins:
- the rpmF gene encoding 50S ribosomal protein L32: MAVPKKKTSKSRRNMRRSHLALGKVNVIVDSQTGEYKLPHHVSLVDGTYNNRQVVTKRIETEEAVA, translated from the coding sequence ATGGCAGTTCCAAAGAAGAAAACATCAAAATCAAGACGTAATATGAGACGTTCGCATTTAGCACTTGGCAAAGTTAACGTAATAGTTGACTCGCAAACAGGTGAATATAAACTTCCGCATCACGTTTCTTTAGTCGATGGTACTTATAATAATCGTCAAGTAGTAACAAAGAGAATTGAAACGGAAGAAGCAGTAGCCTAA
- a CDS encoding beta-ketoacyl-ACP synthase III: MTCKIIGCGGYLPSKIVSNDELAKFVETNDEWIRTRSGISQRHIADDNEYTSHLALKSAEQAIADARVSANDVDLIITCTTTSDNSFPSVATKLHGYLGLTNIPSFDLQAVCAGFVYGLQVADSLIASGKYKTILLIGAEKMTSLLDWNDRSTCVLFGDGAGSVILQRSSDDSGLIDSNIFSSGADYEILYTSGGISMNGTSGKIIMQGQKLFRHAIEKMQQSIEDLLHTNQFSVSGIDYFIPHQANIRIINKLAELLNIEEHKVVKTVEKHANCSAASIPLALSTLKASGKIKKGDILLFSAIGAGLTWGSALIRW, encoded by the coding sequence ATGACCTGTAAAATTATTGGTTGCGGCGGGTATCTTCCTTCAAAAATAGTTAGTAATGATGAGCTTGCAAAATTTGTAGAGACTAATGATGAATGGATTAGAACAAGAAGCGGCATCTCACAACGTCATATAGCAGACGATAATGAATATACTTCCCATCTTGCTTTAAAATCAGCTGAACAAGCTATAGCAGATGCGAGGGTGTCGGCAAATGATGTTGATTTAATTATTACATGTACTACTACTTCCGATAATAGTTTTCCTTCTGTTGCTACTAAACTACATGGCTATCTTGGTTTAACTAATATACCATCTTTTGATTTACAAGCAGTATGTGCCGGTTTTGTTTATGGTTTACAAGTGGCGGATTCTCTTATTGCGTCCGGTAAATATAAAACTATTTTGCTTATAGGAGCCGAGAAAATGACCTCGCTCTTAGATTGGAATGACAGGTCTACTTGTGTTTTATTCGGTGATGGAGCAGGTAGCGTAATATTACAGCGTAGTAGTGATGATTCCGGATTAATAGATAGTAATATCTTTTCAAGCGGGGCTGATTATGAAATATTATACACAAGCGGTGGTATAAGCATGAACGGTACTAGCGGGAAAATAATAATGCAGGGCCAAAAATTATTTCGTCATGCAATAGAAAAAATGCAACAATCTATAGAAGATTTGCTGCATACTAATCAATTCAGTGTGAGCGGTATTGATTATTTTATACCTCATCAAGCAAATATCCGTATTATAAATAAACTCGCTGAACTATTAAATATAGAAGAGCATAAAGTAGTGAAAACCGTAGAAAAACACGCTAACTGCTCTGCTGCTTCTATTCCGCTTGCTTTGAGTACTCTAAAAGCATCAGGCAAAATAAAAAAAGGTGATATTCTACTATTTTCAGCTATCGGTGCAGGTTTAACTTGGGGTAGTGCATTAATTAGATGGTGA
- the fabF gene encoding beta-ketoacyl-ACP synthase II, with protein MSNQRVNKRVVITGLGLVTPVGLNVSSSWKNIVNGVSGIKTITEFDASKLACKIAGLIDYSEKDGFKLENFTQADNVNRLSKMDKFIHYGVAAATEAVEDSGWLPENEESRDRTGLILGSGIGGLKMIEDTSIKLYQENNGKVSPFFIPASLINLLSGLVSIKYGFSGPNQAAVTACSTGAHAIGDAMRMIKHGYADVMVAGGAEAPVTPVGVAGFVAARALCTKYNDNPEKASRPWDKDRSGFVMGEGAGVVVLEEYEHALNRGAKIYGEVIGYGSTGDAYHMTAPHPEGRGAYRAMRNAMLDAAITPNMIDYINAHGTSTNLGDEIELAAVQKLFLEANPQILMSSTKSSIGHLLGAAGSVEFIFSALAIRDQIAPPTLNLDNPMDEVKIDLVKLKARETKIDYVLSNSFGFGGTNASLVIKRV; from the coding sequence ATGTCGAATCAAAGAGTAAATAAAAGAGTAGTTATTACCGGACTTGGACTTGTTACTCCTGTTGGGCTTAATGTTAGCTCATCTTGGAAAAATATTGTAAATGGGGTAAGCGGTATAAAAACTATTACGGAATTTGATGCTTCTAAACTTGCGTGTAAAATTGCTGGACTTATAGATTACTCTGAGAAAGATGGATTTAAACTTGAAAATTTCACGCAAGCAGATAACGTTAATAGACTAAGTAAAATGGATAAATTTATCCATTACGGAGTAGCAGCCGCAACCGAAGCAGTTGAAGATAGCGGCTGGTTACCCGAAAATGAAGAATCTCGTGATAGAACCGGCTTGATATTAGGTTCAGGAATCGGCGGGCTTAAAATGATCGAAGATACCTCTATCAAGCTTTATCAAGAAAATAATGGCAAAGTTAGTCCCTTCTTTATTCCTGCATCACTAATTAATCTTTTATCCGGTCTTGTGTCTATAAAATACGGTTTTAGCGGTCCAAATCAAGCAGCAGTAACGGCTTGCTCTACAGGAGCACATGCTATAGGCGATGCTATGCGTATGATAAAACACGGCTATGCAGACGTTATGGTCGCAGGCGGTGCAGAAGCTCCAGTTACACCTGTTGGAGTTGCAGGTTTCGTTGCTGCTAGAGCATTATGTACTAAATATAACGATAATCCTGAAAAAGCCTCAAGACCTTGGGATAAAGACCGCAGCGGTTTTGTTATGGGTGAAGGAGCAGGCGTTGTAGTCTTGGAAGAATATGAGCATGCCTTAAATCGAGGGGCTAAAATTTACGGTGAAGTTATAGGATACGGCTCTACAGGTGATGCGTACCATATGACAGCACCACATCCTGAAGGTAGAGGGGCTTATAGAGCGATGAGAAATGCAATGCTAGATGCAGCTATCACCCCCAATATGATTGATTACATTAATGCACATGGCACTTCTACTAATCTCGGTGATGAGATAGAATTAGCAGCCGTACAAAAATTATTTTTAGAAGCGAATCCTCAAATTTTAATGTCTTCTACTAAATCATCAATAGGACATTTACTCGGTGCAGCAGGAAGCGTTGAGTTTATCTTTTCAGCTCTTGCAATTCGAGATCAGATTGCACCGCCAACTTTAAATTTAGATAACCCCATGGATGAGGTTAAGATAGATTTAGTAAAATTAAAAGCTAGAGAAACTAAAATAGACTACGTGCTTTCTAATTCATTTGGATTCGGCGGTACTAATGCTAGTTTAGTAATTAAGAGAGTTTGA
- a CDS encoding helix-turn-helix transcriptional regulator, whose protein sequence is MALATKVKEFLEEKLKQEKINRKYLSEVTNIPYTTVSRIMRAEANREFNPEIDTILKIAKYFNCTMDEVIKRKVPHNS, encoded by the coding sequence ATGGCACTTGCTACTAAGGTAAAAGAATTTTTAGAAGAAAAATTAAAACAAGAAAAAATCAATCGTAAATATCTTTCCGAAGTCACTAATATCCCTTATACAACTGTTAGTAGAATTATGAGAGCGGAAGCTAATCGTGAATTCAATCCTGAAATAGATACTATTTTAAAAATAGCAAAATATTTTAATTGTACTATGGATGAGGTAATAAAAAGAAAAGTACCGCATAATTCATAA
- the acpP gene encoding acyl carrier protein produces MEFKIMSITDKIEQKVIEMVAEKLNKDKSIITTNSRFIEDLAADSLDTVELMMAIEVEYGIEIPDDEATKIKTVSDVITYIKERQS; encoded by the coding sequence ATGGAGTTCAAAATTATGAGTATAACGGACAAGATCGAACAGAAAGTTATTGAAATGGTTGCTGAAAAGCTAAATAAAGATAAATCGATAATAACTACGAATTCAAGATTTATAGAAGATTTGGCAGCCGATAGCCTTGATACCGTAGAGTTAATGATGGCAATAGAAGTTGAGTACGGTATTGAGATCCCTGATGATGAAGCCACTAAAATTAAAACCGTATCCGATGTTATAACATATATCAAAGAACGCCAATCTTAA
- the pal gene encoding peptidoglycan-associated lipoprotein Pal: MKTKITLAFLALFVLAGCNTTKRTVKMDGMMSQCEETSLMKDFEKHAGNAVWFAFDSSSLSPKAKEELERQACWLSKHPEVKATVEGHCDERGTREYNLGLGERRAEAAKKFLVHKGIDHSRLNTISYGKDRPAMIGNTEEAFAYNRRAVTVVHH; the protein is encoded by the coding sequence ATGAAAACAAAAATTACATTAGCTTTTCTTGCATTATTTGTGCTTGCAGGGTGTAATACAACAAAAAGAACCGTAAAAATGGATGGTATGATGAGTCAGTGTGAAGAAACATCATTAATGAAAGATTTCGAGAAACATGCAGGTAATGCTGTATGGTTTGCTTTTGATAGTTCTTCTTTATCTCCAAAAGCTAAAGAAGAACTAGAAAGACAAGCTTGCTGGTTATCAAAGCATCCTGAAGTAAAAGCTACTGTGGAAGGACATTGCGATGAAAGAGGTACCAGAGAGTATAATTTAGGTTTAGGTGAAAGAAGAGCAGAAGCAGCAAAAAAATTCTTAGTTCATAAAGGAATCGACCATAGCAGATTAAATACCATCTCTTATGGTAAAGATAGACCTGCTATGATTGGTAATACTGAAGAAGCTTTTGCTTATAATCGTAGAGCTGTAACAGTTGTACATCACTAA
- the gmk gene encoding guanylate kinase yields MTIKNKGLIIILSSPSGTGKSSLAKALLKIDNNLRLSISATTRKPRLGEVDGIHYYFKTSLEFKELVKQNKFFEYAKIYDNYYGTPKEYVEMLLNQGLDVLFDIDWQGAKSIKKNATNVVAIFILPPSIEILEQRLRKRATDNEEAIKLRMKSAQNEMSHANEYDYVITNDDFSHTLKKIHAIIVAEREKAF; encoded by the coding sequence ATGACAATAAAAAATAAAGGACTGATTATAATTTTATCTTCTCCTTCAGGTACTGGTAAGTCAAGTTTAGCTAAAGCATTATTGAAAATAGATAATAATTTACGTTTATCTATTTCGGCAACTACAAGAAAACCACGTTTAGGAGAAGTAGATGGCATACACTATTACTTTAAGACCAGTCTAGAATTTAAAGAATTAGTTAAGCAGAATAAATTTTTTGAATATGCTAAAATATACGATAATTATTACGGTACGCCTAAAGAATATGTCGAAATGTTATTAAATCAAGGCTTAGACGTTTTGTTTGATATTGATTGGCAAGGAGCAAAGAGCATTAAGAAAAATGCTACTAATGTTGTTGCTATATTTATATTGCCTCCTAGTATTGAAATACTGGAACAACGCTTAAGGAAGAGAGCTACCGATAATGAAGAAGCAATAAAATTACGTATGAAGTCGGCACAAAACGAAATGTCACATGCTAATGAGTACGATTATGTGATTACTAACGATGATTTTAGCCATACTCTTAAAAAAATACATGCTATTATAGTTGCAGAACGGGAAAAAGCTTTTTGA
- a CDS encoding outer membrane protein assembly factor BamE, translating to MKIFITYIFSILAFFSLSGCKTIENRGQSIDDVALVKLESKKLNKTEVVELIGTPTMVPEYSQNTWYYVERVMSQRAWLNPKIEKQKIVKIKFDANNFIQEVLVIDDSHRQDIETVREYTRTYGTELNGLQKFVKNLGRFNKTTDGNKNKSKNKRKR from the coding sequence ATGAAAATTTTTATAACATACATTTTTAGTATATTAGCATTTTTTTCCTTAAGCGGCTGCAAAACTATCGAAAATAGAGGACAATCCATAGATGATGTAGCACTTGTAAAATTAGAGTCTAAAAAACTAAATAAAACAGAAGTCGTGGAGTTAATAGGTACACCTACTATGGTACCGGAGTATTCCCAAAATACCTGGTATTATGTTGAAAGAGTTATGTCTCAAAGAGCTTGGCTCAATCCAAAAATTGAAAAGCAGAAGATAGTCAAAATTAAGTTTGATGCTAATAATTTTATACAGGAAGTATTAGTAATAGATGATTCTCATAGACAAGATATAGAAACAGTACGTGAATATACTAGGACATATGGAACGGAACTTAACGGACTACAAAAATTTGTTAAAAATTTAGGGAGATTCAATAAAACTACTGACGGAAATAAAAACAAAAGCAAGAATAAGAGAAAGAGATAA
- the mreC gene encoding rod shape-determining protein MreC: protein MAILANRVKNSSNSLELIRIISNTLKRFFVIFWLGLSVYLFFTTPKKISSISLEVTGSIVSTGLAVYEDIFGYINSITQKFVYFQDLERQNIELKLEIARLQRLQSEVESVRAENIALKDLLTIAEEEEFEYITAKLLSVSFNPFSRTALISAGKKQGIEPDQIVVNSRKLIGKVIEVSNNYAKVMLISDINSRIPIRANSSREQGILAGNNNNSKILYLPNNHLVQKDEEIVTSGHGNIYPAGILVGYVSKVTEHDVMVNVAADLSKTEFVQVLLPKE from the coding sequence ATGGCAATACTTGCAAATAGAGTAAAAAATTCTTCAAATTCATTAGAATTAATAAGAATAATATCAAATACTCTTAAGCGTTTTTTTGTTATATTTTGGCTTGGATTGTCTGTATATTTATTTTTTACTACGCCTAAAAAAATATCTAGTATATCACTTGAAGTAACCGGTAGTATAGTATCAACCGGTTTAGCAGTTTATGAAGATATATTTGGATATATAAATTCAATAACACAAAAATTTGTTTATTTTCAAGATTTAGAACGACAAAATATAGAACTTAAACTTGAAATAGCAAGGTTACAACGTTTGCAAAGTGAAGTAGAATCGGTAAGAGCTGAAAATATTGCATTAAAAGATTTGTTAACGATTGCTGAGGAAGAAGAGTTTGAATACATTACTGCTAAATTACTTAGTGTTTCCTTTAATCCTTTTTCTAGAACTGCTTTGATTTCTGCAGGTAAAAAGCAAGGCATTGAACCTGATCAAATCGTGGTTAATTCAAGAAAATTAATAGGAAAAGTAATAGAAGTGAGTAATAATTATGCTAAAGTAATGTTAATTAGCGATATTAATTCTAGAATACCTATTAGAGCTAATTCTTCAAGAGAACAAGGTATTTTAGCAGGTAATAATAATAATAGTAAAATTTTATACTTGCCTAACAATCACTTAGTACAAAAAGATGAGGAGATAGTAACCTCCGGACACGGTAATATTTATCCTGCAGGTATTTTAGTGGGTTATGTGTCTAAAGTTACGGAACATGATGTTATGGTAAATGTAGCAGCTGATCTATCTAAAACGGAATTTGTGCAAGTATTGTTACCTAAGGAATAA
- a CDS encoding LptF/LptG family permease, which yields MINLKTLSWYLAKLYSKCFLVILFLLIVLLIISNIFDLLQKFKNIYVPFSFFWRLILYKIPYLLGQVCSLISFTAMLFFLSNLTKNNELTAMLSSGIHIWQVLVIPCIVTLILGIVFTTILNPIGTIGLQKYELLEAKLTKKALSEGIISKSGLLFFESLNGENQIIQTQFINVAEKKLNNITILFVDSNNSFLKRIDALYGIIENKMLHLKRVKVCTKEETKAYNNLTIQTNLSINSLVNKFIRPEMVSIWSLPKLINELFNSGLPAINYQIYYYKQLFKPIMMMATVILASCFISLKQRDNSQEKILILGLFLGFIAYSLSEILLKILTYNNLSLTAAILLPSMLIFFISNFIILHYKEI from the coding sequence ATGATTAATCTAAAAACACTGTCTTGGTATCTTGCTAAATTATATTCTAAGTGTTTCCTTGTTATACTATTTCTTTTAATCGTGCTATTAATTATCTCAAACATTTTTGATCTTTTGCAAAAATTCAAAAATATTTATGTTCCTTTTAGTTTTTTTTGGAGACTTATTTTATATAAGATTCCTTATTTACTAGGTCAAGTATGTTCGTTAATCAGTTTTACCGCTATGTTATTTTTTCTTAGCAATCTAACAAAAAATAATGAATTAACGGCTATGTTATCTAGCGGTATTCATATTTGGCAAGTGCTTGTTATTCCATGTATTGTAACTTTAATTTTAGGTATAGTTTTTACGACTATATTGAATCCTATCGGTACTATAGGCTTACAAAAATATGAGTTATTAGAAGCAAAACTAACTAAAAAAGCCTTGAGTGAGGGTATAATATCTAAATCAGGTTTATTATTTTTTGAATCTTTAAATGGGGAAAATCAAATTATCCAAACACAATTTATTAATGTTGCCGAGAAAAAATTAAATAATATTACAATTTTATTTGTTGATAGTAATAATTCTTTTTTAAAGAGAATTGATGCATTATACGGTATTATTGAAAATAAAATGTTACATTTAAAGAGAGTGAAGGTTTGTACAAAAGAGGAAACTAAGGCTTACAATAATTTAACTATACAGACAAATTTATCAATTAATAGTTTAGTAAATAAATTTATTCGTCCTGAAATGGTTTCTATTTGGTCTTTACCTAAATTAATTAATGAATTATTCAATTCAGGTTTACCCGCTATTAATTATCAAATTTATTATTATAAGCAATTATTTAAGCCTATAATGATGATGGCAACCGTAATTTTAGCAAGTTGTTTTATTAGTCTTAAACAGCGTGATAATTCCCAAGAAAAAATACTGATATTAGGTTTATTTTTAGGTTTTATAGCATATTCGTTATCAGAAATATTATTAAAAATACTTACTTATAATAATTTGTCTTTAACTGCTGCTATTTTATTGCCTAGTATGCTAATATTCTTCATTAGTAACTTTATTATTTTACATTATAAGGAAATTTAA
- the fabG gene encoding 3-oxoacyl-ACP reductase FabG — MIDLTAKTALITGASGGIGGAIARLLHKLGSHVIISGSHEEKLKSLGNVLKDNYTIAVCNLADKEECSNLISKALKLDILVCNAGITSDTLAIRMKDEDFNKVIDINLKANFILNREAIKKMMQNRYGRIINISSIVGISGNPGQANYCASKAGLIGMTKSLSYEVATRGITVNAVAPGFIKSDMTDKLNAQQREAIVQKIPLGTYGMPEDVANAVAFLASDQASYITGQTIHVNGGMLMV, encoded by the coding sequence ATGATTGATTTAACAGCTAAAACTGCTTTAATTACGGGAGCTTCAGGAGGTATAGGTGGAGCTATAGCGAGGTTACTGCACAAACTCGGAAGTCATGTAATTATTAGCGGTAGTCATGAGGAAAAATTAAAATCCCTTGGAAATGTTTTAAAAGATAATTATACGATAGCAGTATGTAATCTTGCAGATAAAGAAGAGTGCAGCAATTTAATATCTAAAGCACTAAAGCTAGATATTTTAGTATGTAACGCGGGTATTACTAGCGATACACTAGCAATTAGAATGAAAGATGAAGATTTTAACAAAGTTATTGATATTAATTTAAAAGCAAATTTTATTTTAAATCGTGAAGCAATAAAAAAAATGATGCAAAACAGATATGGACGCATTATTAACATATCTTCAATAGTAGGAATTTCAGGTAACCCAGGGCAGGCTAATTATTGTGCTTCTAAAGCAGGCTTAATAGGTATGACCAAATCGCTCTCTTATGAAGTTGCAACCAGAGGAATTACGGTTAATGCAGTAGCTCCAGGATTTATTAAATCAGATATGACCGATAAACTAAACGCACAACAAAGAGAAGCCATAGTACAAAAAATTCCGCTAGGCACTTACGGTATGCCGGAAGACGTGGCAAACGCAGTAGCATTTTTAGCAAGCGATCAGGCATCATATATTACCGGCCAAACTATTCACGTAAACGGTGGAATGTTAATGGTGTAA
- a CDS encoding rod shape-determining protein has protein sequence MIMKFLEGFFSGMAIDLGTANTIVYQKSRGIVLREPSVIALIKKDGAFVPYAYGHEAKMMLGRTPTDIEAKRPLKDGVIADFKGAEEMIKYFIRMVHNRRSFFGPTIVICVPSGSTPVERRAIQEAAESAGGRDVYLIEEPMAAAIGAGLPVTEATGSMIVDIGGGTTEVAVLSLGGIVYARSVRVGGDKMDEAIISYIRRHYNLLIGEATAEKIKQAIGTAYVDENAEPRKMEIKGRDLIYGIPKEMILNERQIADSLIEPVSQIVEAVKVALEATPPELSSDIVDKGIVLTGGGSLLRNLDFVLSEATKLPVIVADDALSCVALGTGKVLEDFTKLKHVLFKQD, from the coding sequence ATGATAATGAAATTTTTGGAAGGTTTTTTTTCCGGTATGGCCATCGATCTTGGTACGGCAAATACTATTGTATATCAAAAAAGTCGTGGAATTGTTTTAAGGGAACCTTCTGTTATTGCGTTAATAAAAAAAGACGGTGCTTTTGTACCTTATGCTTATGGTCATGAAGCAAAAATGATGCTTGGGCGTACTCCTACGGATATTGAAGCAAAAAGACCTTTAAAAGACGGTGTTATTGCCGATTTTAAGGGTGCAGAGGAAATGATAAAGTATTTTATTAGAATGGTGCATAATCGTCGCTCTTTTTTTGGTCCGACAATTGTTATTTGTGTGCCTTCCGGTTCTACGCCGGTTGAGCGTCGTGCTATTCAAGAAGCAGCAGAAAGTGCAGGTGGTAGGGATGTTTATTTAATTGAAGAACCTATGGCGGCAGCGATTGGTGCAGGTCTACCCGTAACGGAAGCGACCGGTTCGATGATTGTTGATATTGGAGGAGGCACTACCGAAGTTGCAGTTTTGTCACTAGGGGGCATAGTATATGCAAGGTCGGTAAGAGTCGGCGGTGATAAGATGGATGAAGCTATTATCTCATACATAAGAAGGCACTATAACCTATTGATAGGTGAGGCTACTGCCGAAAAGATAAAGCAAGCAATAGGTACGGCTTATGTAGATGAAAACGCTGAACCGAGAAAAATGGAAATTAAAGGACGTGATTTAATTTACGGTATTCCTAAAGAAATGATATTGAACGAAAGACAAATTGCTGATAGTCTAATTGAGCCGGTAAGTCAAATTGTTGAAGCGGTAAAAGTGGCATTAGAAGCAACGCCTCCTGAATTATCTTCAGATATAGTGGATAAGGGAATTGTATTAACAGGCGGCGGCTCATTATTACGAAATCTTGATTTTGTTCTTAGTGAAGCCACTAAATTGCCTGTGATAGTTGCAGATGATGCCCTCTCTTGTGTGGCACTTGGAACAGGAAAAGTACTTGAAGATTTTACAAAGCTAAAACATGTACTATTTAAACAGGATTAA
- the recA gene encoding recombinase RecA encodes MSNTDKERAIAAALVQIEKSYGKGSVMKLGQRPNVDIEAVSTGSLGLDIALGIGGVPKGRIIEIFGPESSGKTTLTLHLIAEAQKKGGTCAFIDAEHALDPAYAKKLGVNIDELIISQPDTGEQALEITDTLIRSGGIDMIIIDSVAALVPKSEIEGEMGDAQMASQARLMSQALRKLTASINRTNCITVFINQIRMKIGVMFGSPETTTGGNALKFYASVRIDIRRIGSIKDKEEVIGSQTRVKVVKNKVSPPFKTADFDIMYGSGISKEGEIIDLGVKLDIVEKSGSWFSYNNVRIGQGRENVKQYLKEHPQISNEIEKIIREKSSKIININLDQMEDEND; translated from the coding sequence ATGTCAAATACAGATAAGGAAAGAGCCATTGCCGCAGCACTCGTGCAAATCGAAAAAAGCTACGGTAAAGGTTCTGTGATGAAACTCGGGCAACGTCCGAATGTTGATATAGAAGCCGTATCTACCGGCTCACTTGGGCTAGATATAGCTCTTGGAATCGGTGGTGTTCCTAAAGGCAGAATTATCGAGATTTTTGGTCCTGAAAGCTCAGGTAAAACCACTCTAACACTACATTTAATCGCCGAAGCACAGAAAAAGGGTGGTACATGTGCTTTTATTGATGCCGAGCATGCATTAGACCCTGCTTATGCGAAAAAACTTGGCGTAAATATTGACGAGCTTATTATTTCGCAGCCTGATACAGGTGAACAAGCCTTAGAAATTACTGATACTTTAATTCGCTCCGGCGGTATTGATATGATAATAATAGATAGTGTTGCGGCTTTAGTACCGAAATCAGAGATTGAGGGCGAGATGGGTGATGCACAAATGGCTTCTCAAGCAAGATTAATGAGCCAGGCACTCCGTAAACTTACCGCATCAATTAATCGTACCAATTGTATTACTGTTTTCATCAACCAAATCAGAATGAAAATAGGTGTGATGTTCGGCAGTCCTGAAACTACGACAGGCGGTAATGCTTTGAAATTCTATGCTTCTGTTAGGATCGATATAAGAAGAATAGGCTCCATTAAAGATAAAGAAGAAGTGATAGGCAGCCAAACTAGAGTAAAAGTAGTCAAAAACAAAGTATCTCCTCCATTCAAAACTGCAGATTTTGATATAATGTACGGTTCAGGTATTTCAAAAGAAGGCGAGATAATCGATCTTGGAGTTAAGCTTGATATTGTTGAGAAATCCGGCTCTTGGTTTTCCTATAATAACGTACGCATTGGACAAGGACGTGAAAACGTCAAACAATATTTAAAAGAACATCCACAAATTTCCAACGAAATTGAGAAAATAATACGTGAAAAATCGTCAAAAATTATTAATATAAATCTTGATCAAATGGAGGACGAAAATGATTGA
- a CDS encoding HD domain-containing protein, which produces MVSMHSNVEEQTIREVINIVFYAKDQEVLLIKLLDRLHNILTLHLKKEEKPKKKAIETINIFLTLALYLGIDSAQELIEGVCYAIIDPYYKTNKVINNNYNLLLLASQNNS; this is translated from the coding sequence ATGGTTAGCATGCACTCTAATGTGGAAGAACAAACCATTAGAGAAGTTATAAATATTGTATTTTATGCAAAGGATCAAGAAGTACTATTGATTAAATTATTGGATCGTCTGCACAATATTTTAACATTACACTTGAAGAAAGAAGAAAAGCCAAAGAAAAAAGCAATAGAAACTATTAATATATTCCTTACTCTTGCTTTATATTTAGGTATTGACAGTGCCCAAGAATTAATAGAAGGCGTTTGTTATGCTATAATTGATCCTTATTATAAAACGAATAAAGTTATTAATAATAACTACAATTTATTATTGTTAGCTTCTCAAAATAATTCCTAG